The sequence below is a genomic window from Qipengyuania flava.
TCTCCGTGCGCAAGCCGGGCGAGGAATTCGGCACGCGGACCGAGACGAAGAATGTGAACTCGGTGCGCTTCGTCATGCAGGTCATCGAATACGAGGCGAACCGTCAGGTCGACGTGCTCGAAAACGGCGGCACGGTGGACCAGGAAACGCGCCTGTTCGATCCGAACACCGGCACCACGCGGACCATGCGCTCGAAGGAAGACGCGCATGATTATCGCTACTTCCCCGATCCCGATCTGCTGCCGCTGGAACTTGAGGACTCGTTCCTCGAGGAATGCCGCGCATCGCTGCCCGAGCTACCCGATGCCAAGCGCGCTCGCTATGAAAACGAGCTGGGCCTTACTCCCTACAACGCGCGCGAACTGACCGCCGAGGTCGAAACCTTCGCGCGCTTCGAGACGCTGCTTGCGGCCGCCGCCGCCAAGATCGGCAAACCCGAAGCCAAGGTCGCGACGCAGGTTGCCAACTGGGCGCTCTCGGTTGCTCCGGGCGTCGCCAAGTCGCTCGGCGACGAGGCCGACATGGCCAACGCCACTGCCGAAGCGCAGGCCAGCATCCTTGCCATGCAGGACAAGGGCGAGATTTCCGGCGGCCAGGCCAAGGAAATCTACGAAATCGTCCTCAAGGAAGGCGGCGAACCGGAGAAAATCGCCGACGAACGCGGCCTCAAGCAGGTGTCCGACACCGGCGCGATCGAAGCGGCCATCGACGACATCATCGCCAAGAACGGCGACAAGGTCGAGGAATACCGCGGCGGCAAGGACAAGCTGTTCGGCTTCTTCGTCGGCCAGACGATGAAGGCCATGCAGGGCAAGGCCAACCCCGCAGTCGTCAACCAGATCCTGAAAGACAAGCTGGGCTAAGATACCGGCCCACGAAACGCATATTCGGGTGGGCATAACAGTTTGCGGCCGCCCGACCATCGAGAGAGGAGTCGCATCCATGCGCAAGATAACCACCGTCGCAGCGCTGCTCGCCTGCGCCGCATCCGCCCCACTGGCTGCCAAGGAGGGGATGTTCACCCCCGGCCAGCTTCCCGAGATTGCCGACGATCTGCGTCAGACGGGACTCGAAGTTTCGCCCGAAGCGCTTTCCGATCTCACGGGTTTTCCGATGGGCGCCATCGTGCAACTCCAGGGTTGCTCGGGAAGCTTCGTCTCGGGTGAAGGCCTTGTCGTCACCAACCACCACTGCGCGCGCGGTTCGGTGCAGTACAACTCGACCGCCGAGAACAACTACCTCGTCAACGGCTTCCTGGCGAAGACCAAGGGCGAGGAGCTGCCCGCAGCCCCCGGTTCGCGCGTCTATGTCACGACCGAGATCACCGACGTCACCGCGCGGGTGCGCGACGGGCTCGACGGCCTCTCCCCTTCCGAGCGCTACGACACGGTCGACCAGCGGGTGAAGGACATCACCGCCGAATGCGAGGCCGAGGCGGGTTACCGTTGTCTCGTCGGCAGCTTCTATGGCGGCAAGGATTACACGCTGATCAAGCGGCTCGAGGTGAAGGACGTGCGCCTCGTCTACGCCCCGGCGGACGCCATCGGGAAGTACGGCGG
It includes:
- the gatB gene encoding Asp-tRNA(Asn)/Glu-tRNA(Gln) amidotransferase subunit GatB; this encodes MTISTYRIQGATGEWEVVIGLEVHAQVTSNAKLFSGASTAFGAEPNTQVSLVDAAMPGMLPVPNRECIRQAVRTGMAIEAEINKYSRFDRKNYFYADLPQGYQISQLYHPIVGEGQLLIEADEKAGIGEDKVIGIERIHVEQDAGKLMHDQHPTMSYVDLNRSGVALMEIVSKPDMRSPAEAGAYVRKLRSILRYVGSCDGNMEEGSMRADVNVSVRKPGEEFGTRTETKNVNSVRFVMQVIEYEANRQVDVLENGGTVDQETRLFDPNTGTTRTMRSKEDAHDYRYFPDPDLLPLELEDSFLEECRASLPELPDAKRARYENELGLTPYNARELTAEVETFARFETLLAAAAAKIGKPEAKVATQVANWALSVAPGVAKSLGDEADMANATAEAQASILAMQDKGEISGGQAKEIYEIVLKEGGEPEKIADERGLKQVSDTGAIEAAIDDIIAKNGDKVEEYRGGKDKLFGFFVGQTMKAMQGKANPAVVNQILKDKLG